From one Lycium ferocissimum isolate CSIRO_LF1 chromosome 7, AGI_CSIRO_Lferr_CH_V1, whole genome shotgun sequence genomic stretch:
- the LOC132065659 gene encoding uncharacterized protein LOC132065659: MAPKAKEKARATTAAAAISIEDLFTSLNRHIQRSEYDQAVKISDQILAAAPGDEDAIRSKVVALVKADCIEEALAAIKECSKKASIDLSFLKAYCLYRQNKLEEALESLKGHEGSTESMLLESQILYRLGKMGASVDIYQKLQKSAVDSLEINLVAGLVSAGRASEVQGTLDSLRVKATSSFELAYNTACSLIEREKYKDAELLLLSARRIGQETLMEENLADDDVEIELAPIAVQIAYVQQILGNTQEAVASYTDLVKRNLADESSLAVAVNNLIALKGPKDVSDGLRKLDKLIEKSDGPEKFQLARGLDLKLSQKQREAIYTNRALLLLHSNKMDQARELVGALPGIFPSSLMPVLLQAAVHVRENKAAKSEEILGQYADKFPDRSKVILLARAQVAAAAGHPQIAADSLAKIPDIQHQPATVATLVSLKERAGDIDGADAVFDSAIKWWSNAMTEDNKLNVIMQEAAAFKLRHGRKEEAARLFEQLVKSHGSIEALVGLIQTAAHGDIEKAEAYEKQLKPLPGLKAIDVDSLEKTSGAKHAEKGPNAGTTEAYEAKSKDKAKKKRKRKPKYPKGFDPANPGPPPDPERWLPKRERSTYRPKRKDKRAAQIRGSQGAVAKEAASSSDTKSNQPANPKGASQNAGNVQSKASSKSSRKKSRK, translated from the exons ATGGCTCCGAAAGCGAAAGAGAAAGCAAGGGCAacaacagcagcagcagcaaTATCAATAGAAGATCTCTTCACTTCACTTAATCGCCATATCCAACGATCCGAATATGATCAAGCCGTCAAAATTTCCGATCAAA TTCTTGCGGCTGCGCCTGGAGATGAGGACGCGATACGGAGTAAAGTGGTGGCTTTAGTGAAAGCAGATTGTATAGAAGAAGCATTGGCTGCTATTAAAGAGTGTAGCAAAAAGGCTTCTATTGATCTTAGCTTCTTGAAG GCATATTGCTTATATCGGCAAAATAAATTGGAGGAGGCTTTAGAGTCCTTGAAGGGGCATGAAGGAAGCACTGAGTCAATGCTGTTGGAGTCTCAGATTTTATATCGTTTAGGAAAGATGGGTGCATCTGTTGATATTTATCAAAAGCTTCAGAAGTCAGCGGTAGATTCCTTGGAGATAAATCTTGTTGCTGGGCTGGTGTCTGCTGGAAGGGCTTCTGAAGTGCAGGGAACCTTGGATTCACTGAGAGTTAAAGCAACTAGCAGTTTTGAATTGGCTTACAACACTGCCTGCTCTTTAATTGAAAGGGAGAAGTATAAAGATGCAGAACTATTGTTATTGTCAGCTCGAAG AATTGGTCAGGAAACACTAATGGAAGAGAACTTAGctgatgatgatgttgaaaTTGAATTGGCACCTATAGCTGTTCAAATTGCATATGTACAACAG ATTCTAGGGAACACCCAAGAGGCTGTTGCATCTTATACTGATCTTGTCAAAAGAAATTTGGCTGACGAGTCTTCACTTGCGGTGGCAGTAAATAATCTCATTGCTTTAAAGGGTCCTAAAGATGTCTCTGATGGCCTTAGGAAACTTGATAAGCTAATAGAGAAAAGTGATGGACCAGAGAAGTTCCAGCTTGCTCGTGGACTGGACTTGAAGCTCTCACAGAAGCAAAGGGAAGCAATATATACCAATAGGGCGCTGCTGCTACTTCATTCTAATAAGATGGATCAG GCTAgagaacttgttggtgctctaccTGGGATATTCCCTAGTAGCTTGATGCCTGTACTTCTTCAAGCTGCTGTACATGTGAGAGAGAACAAGGCTGCTAAATCTGAAGAAATACTTGGACAGTATGCAGATAAGTTTCCTGACAGGTCCAAGGTTATCCTGCTTGCAAGGGCTCAGGTTGCTGCAGCTGCCGGCCATCCGCAGATTGCAGCTGATTCCTTGGCGAAAATACCCGACATTCAGCACCAGCCTGCAACTGTTGCGACTCTTGTTTCTCTCAAAGAACGAGCTGGCGATATTGATGGTGCCGATGCTGTATTTGATTCTGCAATCAAGTGGTGGTCGAATGCCATGACTGAAGACAATAAGCTCAATGTCATCATGCAAGAAGCTGCTGCTTTCAAGCTCAGGCATGGAAGGAAAGAGGAGGCAGCACGCCTTTTTGAGCAGCTAGTGAAAAGCCACGGAAGTATTGAGGCTTTAGTTGGATTAATCCAGACTGCAGCCCATGGCGACATTGAGAAAGCAGAAGCTTATGAGAAGCAGTTAAAGCCACTACCTGGTTTAAAAGCAATAGATGTTGACAGTTTGGAGAAAACTTCTGGTGCCAAGCATGCCGAGAAAGGTCCCAACGCTGGTACCACTGAAGCATACGAAGCCAAGAGTAAGGATAAGGCgaagaaaaagaggaagagaaaGCCAAAATATCCAAAGGGCTTTGACCCAGCTAATCCAGGACCTCCGCCCGATCCAGAGAGGTGGCTTCCCAAGAGGGAGAGGTCTACTTACAGACCAAAGAGAAAGGACAAGAGAGCAGCTCAAATTAGAGGTTCTCAGGGTGCAGTGGCTAAAGAGGCGGCGAGCAGTAGTGATACGAAATCAAACCAGCCAGCTAATCCTAAAGGAGCCTCTCAGAATGCAGGCAATGTGCAATCAAAGGCTTCATCCAAATCTTCGAGGAAGAAATCGAGGAAATAA